The following proteins come from a genomic window of Anaerobutyricum hallii:
- the prmA gene encoding 50S ribosomal protein L11 methyltransferase gives MKWNKLTIETTTAAEDMLSYELSEMGMEGVEIEDHVPLSEEDRKIMYVDLLPDEIAPDDGKARISCYVDEKEDLQAVIAKIKAKIEELSAFLPMGSGEITLGVTEEEDWINNWKVFFKPFRLDDNIVIKPTWETLSDKKDDDIVIEIDPGTAFGSGSHETTKLCISQLKKYIKKDTELLDVGTGSGILSIIGLKLGAHHAMATDIDPNAIRATNENFAINEVSEQAEVQQVNILDKEEADSFYEKNNGKKYDVIVANILADVIIPLSGIVAPLLKDDGVFITSGIINTMEEAVKEAMLANHFEILEINHMKDWVSITAKKA, from the coding sequence ATGAAGTGGAATAAACTCACTATTGAAACAACAACTGCAGCAGAGGATATGTTGAGCTATGAGCTTTCTGAGATGGGAATGGAAGGTGTCGAAATCGAAGATCATGTGCCATTATCTGAAGAGGACAGAAAGATTATGTATGTAGATCTTCTTCCAGATGAGATTGCACCGGATGATGGTAAGGCTCGTATTTCCTGCTATGTAGATGAGAAAGAAGATTTACAGGCTGTTATTGCTAAAATAAAAGCAAAAATCGAAGAATTATCTGCATTTTTACCAATGGGAAGCGGGGAGATCACTTTAGGCGTAACAGAAGAAGAAGACTGGATCAATAACTGGAAAGTATTCTTTAAACCATTTCGTTTAGACGATAATATTGTGATCAAGCCAACCTGGGAGACCCTTTCTGATAAGAAAGATGATGATATTGTAATAGAGATTGATCCTGGAACTGCATTCGGAAGCGGATCTCATGAGACAACAAAGCTCTGCATTTCTCAGCTTAAAAAATATATTAAAAAAGATACAGAACTTCTTGATGTTGGAACGGGAAGCGGTATCCTTTCTATTATCGGATTAAAATTAGGTGCGCATCACGCGATGGCAACGGATATTGATCCGAATGCAATTCGAGCAACGAATGAGAACTTTGCCATTAATGAGGTATCTGAACAGGCAGAGGTCCAGCAGGTAAATATTCTTGATAAAGAAGAAGCAGATAGTTTTTATGAGAAAAACAATGGAAAGAAATATGATGTTATTGTAGCAAATATTCTTGCAGATGTTATCATTCCACTTTCTGGAATTGTCGCTCCACTATTGAAGGATGACGGTGTTTTTATCACTTCCGGAATCATCAATACGATGGAAGAGGCAGTAAAGGAAGCAATGCTTGCCAATCATTTTGAAATCCTTGAGATTAATCATATGAAAGACTGGGTAAGCATCACAGCTAAAAAAGCTTGA